A DNA window from Mucilaginibacter xinganensis contains the following coding sequences:
- a CDS encoding toxin-antitoxin system YwqK family antitoxin, whose translation MKLLIFATLCLSVVFPSFSQSAHVIYLKPDGSKTTNADSANTYIMYEPTANDSLWFMQQFSMDHIIMTSGYYADKAMTIPHGKFTYYRYSNGFKHVKYDFEKRKYDTTTFDAGNYVSKTGYFVNGKRTGKWLVYNGYGKLDEVCFYRDDELSGPARYYSDDGKQILEEGFLKGNLRDGDWNYYSPKGALIGTIRYYKGDRQGIKSRLNSKTLSVRNGMPDYDLPAYLAGALRGRKLTYFRDCSPIYLIRLNKDGKLTRPETLRSGCNIELDVAIGEILMNAPAWDAATRDRQAVEATAVIFLKVYFDADKKPHVSFHTNSPDDNIILLSKEF comes from the coding sequence TTGAAGTTATTAATATTTGCTACGCTTTGCTTGTCGGTTGTTTTTCCTTCATTTTCACAATCGGCACATGTTATCTATCTCAAACCGGATGGATCCAAGACCACCAACGCCGATAGTGCGAACACCTACATCATGTATGAACCAACCGCAAATGATTCATTGTGGTTTATGCAGCAATTCAGTATGGATCATATAATCATGACTTCGGGATATTATGCCGACAAAGCGATGACTATCCCTCATGGTAAGTTCACCTATTATCGGTACTCAAACGGGTTTAAACATGTTAAATATGACTTTGAAAAGCGTAAGTACGATACAACTACTTTTGATGCCGGTAATTACGTGAGTAAAACAGGCTATTTTGTAAATGGAAAACGAACAGGCAAGTGGCTGGTTTACAACGGTTATGGCAAGCTTGATGAAGTTTGTTTTTACCGCGACGACGAGTTGTCGGGGCCTGCCCGATACTATTCAGACGATGGGAAGCAGATTTTAGAGGAAGGGTTTTTAAAGGGTAACTTAAGGGATGGAGATTGGAATTATTATTCGCCTAAGGGAGCCTTGATAGGGACTATTAGGTATTATAAGGGAGACAGGCAGGGTATAAAGTCAAGATTAAACTCGAAAACATTATCTGTAAGAAATGGTATGCCCGATTATGATTTGCCCGCTTACCTCGCAGGTGCTTTAAGAGGTAGAAAATTAACTTATTTTAGAGACTGTTCGCCCATTTATTTAATTCGTTTAAACAAAGATGGAAAACTTACCCGGCCCGAAACCCTTCGATCAGGTTGTAACATAGAACTGGATGTTGCTATTGGCGAAATATTAATGAATGCGCCTGCGTGGGATGCTGCAACCAGGGATAGACAAGCTGTAGAGGCAACAGCTGTTATTTTTTTAAAAGTTTACTTTGATGCTGATAAAAAACCTCATGTATCGTTTCATACCAACAGTCCGGATGATAATATAATTCTGCTATCGAAAGAATTTTAA
- a CDS encoding polyprenol monophosphomannose synthase — protein MPDSIVIIPTYNEKENIERMIRKVFSLPHDFHILVIDDGSPDGTQNIVKQLQLEYSGKLFIEERAGKQGLGTAYIHGFKWAIGHQYDYIFEMDADFSHNPDDLLKLRDACINGADAVIGSRYINGVNVVNWPMSRVLMSYFASVYVRFITGINIQDATAGFMCYKRKVLETIELNKIKFVGYAFQIEMKYTTIKHGFKLVEVPIIFTDRTAGTSKMSTSIFREAFFGVIQMKINSIFRKYPEG, from the coding sequence GTGCCTGATAGCATAGTAATTATTCCCACCTATAATGAAAAGGAAAACATCGAACGGATGATCCGTAAGGTATTTTCCCTGCCTCATGATTTTCATATCCTTGTTATTGACGATGGATCGCCCGATGGTACACAAAACATTGTAAAGCAGCTGCAGCTTGAATATAGCGGAAAGCTTTTTATAGAAGAGCGCGCCGGTAAACAAGGCCTGGGAACGGCTTATATCCACGGCTTTAAATGGGCAATAGGGCACCAGTACGATTACATTTTTGAGATGGATGCGGATTTTTCGCACAACCCGGACGATTTGCTAAAATTGCGTGATGCCTGCATAAACGGCGCCGACGCGGTAATAGGCTCACGTTATATCAATGGCGTAAACGTGGTTAACTGGCCTATGAGCCGCGTACTGATGAGTTATTTTGCATCGGTTTATGTACGGTTTATAACCGGCATTAATATACAGGATGCTACGGCAGGCTTTATGTGTTACAAGCGCAAAGTTTTGGAGACCATCGAGTTAAATAAAATAAAATTTGTTGGCTACGCATTCCAGATAGAAATGAAATACACTACCATAAAGCATGGCTTTAAATTGGTGGAGGTTCCTATTATATTTACAGACCGCACTGCCGGCACTTCAAAAATGTCGACCAGCATCTTCAGGGAAGCTTTTTTTGGGGTAATCCAGATGAAGATCAATTCCATATTCAGGAAATATCCTGAGGGTTGA
- a CDS encoding acyl-CoA carboxylase subunit beta, whose protein sequence is MDLDFNKNEDINKQLVYEVNTRLKKIYKGGGEKAAAKQKEKGKMLARERVAYLRDKDKPWLEIGAFAGEEMYAEHGGCPSGGVVCGIGYISGRQCVIVANDATVKAGAWFPITAKKNLRAQEIAMENRLPIIYLVDSAGVFLPLQDEIFPDKEHFGRIFRNNAMMSSMGIIQISAIMGSCVAGGAYLPIMSDEAMIVEGTGSVFLAGSYLVKSAIGEDVDNETLGGATTQCEISGVTDYKQPNDQAALDAIRNIMSMTGDFTKAGFDRIKPAAPRLKEEDIYGILPISREAAYDMNEIILRLLDNSEFEEYKAGFGQSIICGLGRVDGWAVGIVANQRKVVKSKKGEMQFGGVIYSDSADKATRFIMNCNQKKIPLVFLQDVTGFMVGSRSEQGGIIKDGAKMVNAVANSVVPKFTIVIGNSYGAGNYAMCGKAYDPRLIYAWPSAKIAVMGGSQAAKVLVQMQAAGLKAKGEEVDQKKEDQLLKETTDRYNAQTTPYYAAARLWVDGIIDPLDTRKVISMGIEAANHAPIERAFNVGIIQT, encoded by the coding sequence ATGGATCTGGATTTTAATAAAAATGAGGATATAAATAAGCAGCTGGTATATGAAGTAAATACGCGGCTTAAAAAAATTTACAAGGGTGGCGGTGAAAAGGCCGCTGCCAAACAAAAGGAGAAAGGGAAGATGCTGGCGCGCGAGCGGGTGGCTTACCTGCGTGATAAGGACAAGCCATGGCTGGAAATTGGCGCTTTTGCAGGCGAAGAGATGTATGCCGAACATGGCGGCTGCCCGTCGGGCGGGGTGGTGTGCGGAATTGGCTATATCTCGGGTCGTCAATGTGTAATTGTGGCAAATGATGCTACAGTTAAAGCCGGTGCCTGGTTCCCTATCACGGCCAAAAAGAACCTTCGCGCGCAGGAAATTGCCATGGAAAACCGGCTGCCTATTATTTACCTTGTTGATTCGGCAGGCGTGTTTTTACCCCTTCAGGATGAGATCTTTCCTGATAAAGAGCACTTCGGGCGCATTTTTCGCAACAATGCCATGATGAGCAGTATGGGGATTATCCAGATTTCAGCTATTATGGGTTCATGTGTGGCCGGCGGGGCATACCTGCCGATAATGAGCGATGAAGCGATGATCGTAGAAGGCACCGGGTCGGTTTTTTTAGCAGGATCATACCTGGTTAAATCGGCCATTGGCGAAGATGTTGACAATGAAACGCTGGGCGGCGCAACAACGCAATGTGAAATTTCGGGGGTTACCGATTACAAACAGCCTAACGACCAGGCAGCGCTTGATGCTATCCGCAACATTATGAGCATGACTGGTGATTTTACGAAAGCAGGTTTTGACCGGATAAAACCCGCTGCTCCAAGGTTGAAAGAGGAAGATATTTACGGTATTTTGCCTATAAGCCGCGAAGCTGCCTATGATATGAACGAGATCATTCTGCGTTTACTGGATAACTCCGAATTTGAAGAATACAAGGCCGGTTTCGGGCAATCGATTATTTGCGGGCTTGGCCGGGTTGACGGCTGGGCGGTGGGTATTGTAGCTAACCAGCGTAAGGTTGTCAAGTCGAAAAAAGGCGAAATGCAGTTTGGCGGCGTCATCTATTCTGATTCAGCCGATAAAGCTACCCGGTTTATTATGAACTGCAACCAAAAGAAGATCCCGCTGGTGTTTTTACAGGACGTTACCGGTTTTATGGTCGGCAGCCGCTCGGAGCAAGGGGGGATAATTAAAGATGGCGCTAAAATGGTGAATGCGGTGGCTAACTCGGTAGTACCTAAATTTACCATAGTTATCGGTAATTCATACGGCGCAGGAAATTACGCCATGTGTGGCAAGGCCTATGATCCGCGGCTTATTTATGCCTGGCCATCTGCTAAAATTGCCGTAATGGGTGGCAGCCAGGCTGCAAAGGTATTGGTGCAAATGCAGGCTGCCGGCTTAAAGGCCAAAGGTGAAGAAGTTGATCAGAAAAAAGAAGACCAGCTGTTAAAAGAGACAACCGACCGCTATAACGCACAAACAACGCCATATTATGCTGCTGCCAGGCTTTGGGTTGATGGGATCATTGATCCGCTGGATACCCGTAAAGTGATCTCCATGGGGATTGAAGCCGCTAACCATGCACCAATTGAAAGGGCGTTTAATGTGGGAATAATACAGACGTAG
- a CDS encoding DUF3592 domain-containing protein: MNVNYDELIMLAGGAFLTVFGFGKINERGKLIKSGVKVEGIVFDIETSLGTGPDTQSTTYYPVIRFVTADKEWITEKYNIGSNPSVYSVGEKVTVIYDITDYKHFLIDNTQTKLFGAVLIAVGTLLILGVIMYFFINQYPSLS, encoded by the coding sequence ATGAATGTTAATTATGATGAATTAATAATGCTTGCAGGCGGGGCTTTTCTAACGGTGTTTGGCTTTGGAAAGATTAACGAACGCGGGAAGCTAATTAAATCGGGTGTTAAGGTTGAAGGTATTGTATTTGATATAGAAACAAGCTTGGGGACGGGACCGGATACGCAATCTACCACGTATTATCCTGTAATTAGGTTTGTAACCGCTGATAAAGAATGGATAACAGAAAAATATAATATTGGCAGTAATCCTTCAGTTTACAGTGTTGGTGAAAAAGTGACAGTAATTTATGATATAACTGATTATAAACATTTCCTGATAGATAATACCCAAACTAAATTGTTTGGCGCTGTGCTGATAGCTGTTGGAACGCTGTTAATTTTAGGAGTAATTATGTATTTCTTTATAAATCAATATCCGTCTTTATCATAG
- the ruvB gene encoding Holliday junction branch migration DNA helicase RuvB, with protein sequence MNENLDPDRERLSSTERDIEKVLRPQVFEDFTGQDKLLANLKIFVQAARQRGEALDHVLLHGPPGLGKTTLSHIIANEMGVGIKITSGPVLDKPGDLAGLLTNLETGDILFIDEIHRLSPLVEEYLYSAMEDFKIDIMLESGPNARSVQISLNPFTLVGATTRSGLLTAPLRARFGINSRLEYYDAKLLTTILLRSSSILKTPISDEGAYEIARRSRGTPRIANALLRRTRDFAQIKGDGNIDTGIAKYALNALNVDEHGLDEMDNKILTTIIDKFKGGPVGLKTIATAVGEDEGTIEEVYEPFLIQEGFLMRTARGREATEHAYKHLGKIKTGGNPSLF encoded by the coding sequence ATGAATGAGAATTTAGATCCCGACCGTGAGCGCCTCTCCTCTACCGAACGCGATATTGAAAAAGTTTTGCGCCCGCAGGTATTTGAGGACTTTACCGGCCAGGATAAATTATTAGCTAATTTAAAAATATTTGTACAGGCTGCCCGCCAGCGCGGCGAAGCGCTTGACCATGTGCTGCTGCATGGCCCCCCCGGCCTGGGTAAAACCACGCTTTCGCACATTATTGCAAATGAAATGGGCGTTGGCATTAAGATCACATCAGGTCCGGTGTTGGATAAACCCGGTGACCTGGCAGGATTACTGACCAACCTGGAAACAGGTGATATTTTATTTATTGACGAGATCCACCGGTTAAGCCCGCTGGTAGAGGAATACCTTTATTCGGCGATGGAGGATTTTAAGATTGATATTATGCTGGAAAGCGGCCCTAATGCCCGCTCGGTGCAAATCTCCTTAAACCCGTTCACGCTGGTAGGCGCAACTACGCGCTCCGGCTTGCTTACCGCACCGCTGCGTGCCAGGTTTGGGATAAATTCACGCCTGGAGTATTACGATGCCAAGTTATTAACTACCATCCTGCTGCGTTCTTCGTCTATCTTAAAAACCCCTATCAGCGACGAAGGGGCTTATGAAATTGCCCGCCGAAGCCGTGGCACACCCCGTATTGCCAATGCGCTGCTACGCCGCACACGTGATTTTGCTCAAATTAAAGGGGATGGCAATATTGATACCGGGATTGCAAAATATGCCCTTAACGCTTTAAATGTTGATGAGCATGGTTTGGATGAAATGGACAATAAAATATTAACCACCATTATTGATAAGTTTAAAGGCGGCCCCGTTGGCCTGAAAACAATAGCTACTGCGGTAGGCGAAGACGAAGGCACTATTGAAGAGGTTTATGAGCCTTTTTTGATACAGGAGGGCTTTTTAATGCGTACTGCACGTGGACGCGAAGCAACAGAACATGCCTATAAACACCTGGGCAAAATAAAAACAGGAGGAAATCCTTCGCTGTTTTAA
- a CDS encoding POT-type proton-dependent oligopeptide transporter has product MQDSSTITKPTKSRFPRSVPFIIGNEAAERFSFYGMRSILTLFLVKQFFNPTGDAALTEQANAHANKLHHLFVMVAYALPFVGGMIADWFTGKYKLILYVSMVYCVGHLMLALFDGGLSGFELGLLVVAIGAGGIKSCVSANVGDQFDATNQDLLSKVYGWFYFSINAGSMISTVAIPEVYKYFGPKWAFGVPGFLMALATIIFFSGRKRYVKVPPQGVNRNNLVFITWYSLTHQGQRKPGQSFLDVAKDSYNPERVEGVKAVYRVMSVFFFALAFWAVWDQCLSEWTLYAEKMNRVISLGFTSFTVEPGQLSTVNTVFLLAFIPLFNYLIYPWLDKRGLKTTPLRRIGTGLVLTALSFVVIGVIHNDIMHGGTPSIWWQVLAFMILSAAEVLVSITGLEYAYTHSPKSMKSTMTGIWFLVVSFGNLITALVNGLIEDGGWWARNLKGANYEWFFVAFICVFLVAFLIVSPRLKERNYITDPYLDNQGLADINNL; this is encoded by the coding sequence ATGCAGGATAGTTCAACGATAACAAAACCAACAAAATCCAGGTTTCCACGAAGCGTTCCCTTTATTATAGGGAATGAAGCTGCGGAACGCTTTAGCTTTTACGGCATGCGTTCCATACTAACGCTTTTTTTAGTAAAGCAATTTTTTAACCCTACGGGTGATGCCGCCTTAACAGAACAGGCCAATGCGCATGCCAATAAATTACATCACTTATTTGTAATGGTGGCCTACGCCTTACCCTTTGTAGGCGGCATGATAGCCGACTGGTTTACAGGTAAATATAAGCTTATATTATATGTATCCATGGTTTACTGCGTTGGGCATTTAATGCTGGCTTTGTTTGATGGCGGCCTTAGTGGTTTTGAATTAGGTTTGCTTGTGGTTGCTATTGGTGCCGGTGGTATTAAATCGTGCGTGTCGGCTAACGTTGGCGACCAGTTCGACGCCACCAACCAGGATTTGCTTTCAAAAGTTTACGGCTGGTTTTATTTTAGTATCAATGCCGGCTCTATGATTTCAACCGTTGCCATTCCTGAGGTTTACAAATACTTTGGCCCAAAATGGGCTTTTGGTGTTCCGGGTTTCCTGATGGCGCTGGCTACCATCATATTTTTTTCAGGCCGGAAAAGATATGTAAAAGTTCCCCCGCAGGGCGTTAACCGCAATAACCTTGTGTTTATAACCTGGTATTCACTAACACACCAGGGCCAGCGAAAACCTGGACAATCGTTTCTTGATGTTGCCAAAGACTCCTATAACCCGGAACGCGTTGAAGGCGTGAAAGCTGTTTACCGGGTTATGTCGGTATTCTTTTTTGCGCTGGCATTTTGGGCCGTTTGGGATCAATGCTTATCAGAATGGACATTATATGCTGAGAAAATGAATCGGGTGATCAGCCTGGGCTTTACTTCATTTACTGTAGAACCCGGTCAGTTGTCAACAGTTAATACTGTATTCCTGCTCGCGTTCATTCCGCTGTTTAACTATTTAATATACCCGTGGCTTGATAAGCGCGGGCTAAAAACCACACCATTGCGCAGGATTGGTACCGGCCTGGTTTTAACAGCTTTATCATTTGTAGTTATAGGCGTTATACACAATGACATTATGCACGGCGGCACCCCCTCTATTTGGTGGCAGGTGCTGGCATTTATGATACTCTCGGCGGCAGAGGTATTGGTATCTATCACCGGTTTGGAATATGCCTATACCCATTCGCCGAAATCAATGAAAAGTACCATGACCGGTATTTGGTTCCTCGTGGTATCTTTTGGCAATTTAATTACTGCCCTGGTTAACGGCCTTATTGAAGATGGCGGCTGGTGGGCGCGCAACCTTAAGGGCGCCAACTACGAATGGTTTTTTGTTGCATTTATTTGCGTATTCTTAGTAGCATTTTTGATTGTTTCACCAAGACTTAAAGAACGCAATTATATTACTGATCCGTACTTAGATAACCAGGGGTTAGCAGATATAAACAACCTGTAA
- a CDS encoding dipeptidase — protein MKKLLLLFALIGITGAYAQTPLQIHQKAILIDTHNDILSNILITKQDVGQLQSTGNFDLVRAKQGGLDGQIFSIWCGEEYGKGTAFALANREIDSLYALIARNPGKIILVHNAKELVTAVKQQKMAAMIGVEGGHMIEDRLDYIDSLAKRGMNYLTLTWNNSTAWATSARDEVTKKDSLKHPGLSEYGKKIVKHLNELGVMVDVSHVGERTFYDVMATSSKPVIASHSCAYSLNPNRRNMKDAQLKALAKNGGVVFVNFYSGFVDSTYTPKVSAFLHRHKAELDSLTKVYHDGDLANIRLNAIYKSESDKIRPPLSLLIKHIDYIAKLIGVDHVGIGSDFDGAESYPLGMDSVSDYPKITEELLKLGYTEKDVNKILGGNFIRVFKANVGK, from the coding sequence ATGAAAAAACTGCTCCTGCTTTTTGCGTTAATCGGTATAACCGGCGCCTACGCCCAAACACCGCTTCAAATCCATCAAAAAGCCATTTTAATTGATACGCATAACGATATTCTTTCAAATATCCTGATCACCAAACAGGATGTTGGCCAGCTGCAAAGCACCGGTAATTTTGATTTGGTACGGGCAAAGCAGGGCGGTTTGGACGGGCAGATCTTCTCCATTTGGTGTGGTGAGGAGTATGGTAAAGGTACCGCCTTTGCCTTAGCTAACCGCGAGATAGATTCGTTATATGCCTTAATTGCGCGCAACCCGGGTAAAATAATACTGGTCCACAACGCAAAGGAACTTGTTACAGCAGTAAAACAACAAAAAATGGCTGCAATGATAGGCGTGGAGGGCGGTCACATGATTGAGGACAGGCTGGACTACATAGATAGCCTTGCCAAACGGGGAATGAACTATTTAACCCTTACCTGGAACAACAGCACAGCATGGGCAACATCAGCCCGTGACGAGGTTACCAAGAAAGACTCTTTAAAGCACCCCGGCTTAAGCGAATACGGCAAAAAGATAGTTAAACACCTGAACGAGCTGGGAGTAATGGTTGATGTTTCGCATGTTGGGGAGCGTACGTTTTATGATGTAATGGCAACCAGCAGCAAGCCTGTGATCGCCTCGCACAGCTGCGCTTATAGTTTGAATCCTAATCGCCGCAATATGAAGGACGCGCAGCTGAAAGCGCTGGCGAAAAACGGGGGAGTGGTTTTTGTGAATTTTTACAGTGGCTTTGTGGATAGTACCTACACCCCCAAAGTATCCGCCTTTTTACACCGGCACAAAGCAGAGCTGGATTCGCTTACCAAAGTTTACCATGACGGCGACCTGGCCAATATCAGGCTGAACGCTATTTATAAAAGCGAGTCGGACAAGATCCGCCCGCCCCTTAGTTTGCTCATTAAGCATATTGATTACATAGCTAAACTGATTGGTGTTGACCATGTTGGCATAGGCTCAGACTTTGACGGCGCAGAATCGTATCCGCTGGGTATGGACAGTGTTAGCGATTACCCAAAAATCACAGAAGAATTGCTGAAGCTGGGTTATACCGAAAAGGATGTGAACAAAATATTAGGCGGTAATTTTATCAGGGTGTTTAAGGCGAATGTTGGAAAATAG